GCCTATAAAACTTATCATAACATCAGAAAACATAAAGGTAGACATGGCTGATAAGGAAGAAACGAATACATCTCTGCAAGGGACGATTACCGCTTTACTGAAAAACATGCTGAAAGGTGTTGCAGAGGGTTTTAAGAAAGATCTTGAACTGGTTGGTGTCGGATATAAGGCAGAACTTAAAAATAGAGAGCTTATCTTGAATATTGGGTATACGAAACCGGTTGTAATGAATGTTCCGCAGGGATTAAATATAAATATTGAAAAGCAGACAAAGATATCTGTAGCAGGTGTAGACAAGCAACTTTTAGGCTTATGGTGTGCCAAAGTTAAATCCGTAAGACCTCCTGATGCTTATAAGGGTAAAGGGATAAAATTCGCTGATGAAGTCCTTAAACTTAAGCCAGGTAAGACGGCAGCTACTGCTGAAGCAAAAACTTGATATAAGGATCATTTTATGAAAAAGGTTATAAGTAAAAACACAAAAAGACTTTTAAGAAAACATAGGATTACAGCGAGGTTACACGGTACTGCTTCCAAACCGAGGCTCGTTATATTTAAAAGCCTTAAATATATATATATACAGATGATAGATGACGAGCAGCAGAATACGATTGCTTCTTTCTCAACACATGAGGATAATTACTTTAATAAATTGAAGAGCAGGAAGAATAAGGATGCTGCAAAAATGCTCGGTGAAATGGCAGGAAATAAGGCAATAGAGCTTGGTATAAAGCAGGTTATCTTTGATAGAAACGGCTATAAGTATCATGGGAATGTTAAAATTTTTGCTGAAGCAGCAAGAAAAAAAGGACTCGTATTTTAAATGGAGGTAAAAGCTTGGAAGATGTAAACACAAATACAGAATTCAAAGAACGTATTATTAAAATCAACAGGGTTGCTAAGGTTGTAAAGGGTGGTAAAAGATTTAGTTTTAGTACCATTGTTGTTGTTGGCGATCAAAAAGGACTTGTGGGCTTTGGACTCGGAAAGGCAAATGAAGTCCCCGACTCAATAAGAAAAGGTATTGATAAAGCCAAGAAAAGCCTTATAAGCGTACCCATAAAGAATGGAAGTGTTCCTTACGATGTGATAGGAGAATTTGGTGCCGGCAGGGTTTTTATAAAACCAGCACAGGCTGGAGTGGGTGTAATAGCTGGAGGTGCTGTTAGAGCTATGCTTGAACTCGCGGGATATAAAGATGTTGTTGCAAAAATTTTCGGGTCACGTAATCCGCATAATGTTTTAAAGGCTACCGAGGATGCTCTTAGGAAGTATGATGTAGTAAAAAAGGATTTTATTTCAAAGGTTGATGTTACTTTGTCAGAGAAATTTTAAGTGTAAAATTTTTGTGAGGTGAGAATGAATTTATCTACTTTAAAAAAACCGGATGGTATGATTAAAGAAAGAAAAAGAATAGGCAGAGGTACCGGATCATGCCACGGAAAAACAGCAGGAAAGGGCCATAAGGGACATAATGCTAGAGCTGGTGGCGGTGTAAAACCCGATTTTGAAGGCGGACAGATGCCTTTGAAACGACGCATGCCTAAGTATGGATTTGTAAACCCTAATCATATTGGATATCAGGTTGTTAACATAGAATCCCTGAATATCTTTGACGTTGATGAAGAAATAACATTAGAAAGAATGATCGATAAAGGTATTATAAGAGGTAATAGACCGGTTGTTGTATTAGGGAACGGTGAGATAAAAAAGAAGCTTTTTATAAAAGCGCATCGTTTTTCAGGGAGTGCAAAGGAAAAGATAGAAATAGCAGGCGGTAAAGCAGAGGTTGTGAAAATTGCTAGATAATGTAGTAAGTATCCCAAAGATTCCGGAACTGCGAAGAAGACTGTTAATAACCATTTTCATTCTCGCGGTTTACAGACTTGGTGTGGCAATACCGACCCCTGGTGTAAATGCGCATGCACTTGCGATGTTTTTCAGCCAGAACACGGGAACTCTGTTTGGCTTGTTTAATCTGTTCTCGGGCGGTGCATTTGAGCATTTCTCGATATTTACACTCGGAATAATGCCGTATATCTCTGCCGCGATCATAATGGATCTTTTAACGGCGGTTTTTCCTTATCTTGAGAATTTAAAAAAAGAAGGAGAACTTGGTAGAAAAAAAATTACCCAATACACAAGATATGGAACTGTTCTTATAAGTATGGTTCAGGGTTTTGTGATAAGTTACGGTCTTGAGAGTATGCATGCGCCTAATGGCGGCTCTATAGTTGTTAATCCCGGGTTCTCTTTCAGAATATTAAGTACGATAACGCTTACGAGCGGTACAGTCTTCCTGATGTGGCTTGGCGAAGAGATTACAGAAAGAGGTGTAGGGAACGGTATTTCTTTAATAATATATGCTGGTATAGTCGCAAGGATACCGGCAGCAATAATGAATACAATAACGCTTGTAAAGAGCGGAGAGATGAGCGCATTTACTCTTATATTTTTGATAGTACTTATGATTGCTGTTGTAGCATTTATTATTTTTGTAGAACTTGGACAGAGGAAGATCCCCGTTCAATATGCACAGCGTATTGTAGGAAGAAGAGTCTATGGCGGACAAGAAACGCACCTACCTCTAAAAGTTAACAGCGCGGGTGTTATCCCTCCAATATTTGCGTCTTCTCTTTTGATGATCCCTGCAACTATTACAAGCATGTCACATATCTCGTGGCTTTCTTTTTTGAAAACGTATCTGTTCCCGGGCAGCCTTATGTATAATTCATTTTATGCTGTACTTATCATATTTTTTACGTTCTTTTATACCGCGGTAACATTCAATCCAGTAGATGTTGCAGATAACTTAAAAAAGTATGGCGGGTATGTCCCTGGAATAAGACCGGGCAAAAGTACATCAGACTATATCGATAAAATACTCACGAGGATTACGGTTGGAGGTGCTCTGTATCTTACATTAGTTTGTGTGCTGCCTACTGTGTTAACAAGCAGGTTTA
This region of Deltaproteobacteria bacterium genomic DNA includes:
- the rplF gene encoding 50S ribosomal protein L6, with the translated sequence MSKLARKPIVIPKGVKVEFENNTVKLTGVKGVIEKLIPEPIKLIITSENIKVDMADKEETNTSLQGTITALLKNMLKGVAEGFKKDLELVGVGYKAELKNRELILNIGYTKPVVMNVPQGLNINIEKQTKISVAGVDKQLLGLWCAKVKSVRPPDAYKGKGIKFADEVLKLKPGKTAATAEAKT
- the rplR gene encoding 50S ribosomal protein L18; translated protein: MKKVISKNTKRLLRKHRITARLHGTASKPRLVIFKSLKYIYIQMIDDEQQNTIASFSTHEDNYFNKLKSRKNKDAAKMLGEMAGNKAIELGIKQVIFDRNGYKYHGNVKIFAEAARKKGLVF
- the rpsE gene encoding 30S ribosomal protein S5; amino-acid sequence: MEDVNTNTEFKERIIKINRVAKVVKGGKRFSFSTIVVVGDQKGLVGFGLGKANEVPDSIRKGIDKAKKSLISVPIKNGSVPYDVIGEFGAGRVFIKPAQAGVGVIAGGAVRAMLELAGYKDVVAKIFGSRNPHNVLKATEDALRKYDVVKKDFISKVDVTLSEKF
- the rplO gene encoding 50S ribosomal protein L15; translated protein: MNLSTLKKPDGMIKERKRIGRGTGSCHGKTAGKGHKGHNARAGGGVKPDFEGGQMPLKRRMPKYGFVNPNHIGYQVVNIESLNIFDVDEEITLERMIDKGIIRGNRPVVVLGNGEIKKKLFIKAHRFSGSAKEKIEIAGGKAEVVKIAR
- the secY gene encoding preprotein translocase subunit SecY, which codes for MLDNVVSIPKIPELRRRLLITIFILAVYRLGVAIPTPGVNAHALAMFFSQNTGTLFGLFNLFSGGAFEHFSIFTLGIMPYISAAIIMDLLTAVFPYLENLKKEGELGRKKITQYTRYGTVLISMVQGFVISYGLESMHAPNGGSIVVNPGFSFRILSTITLTSGTVFLMWLGEEITERGVGNGISLIIYAGIVARIPAAIMNTITLVKSGEMSAFTLIFLIVLMIAVVAFIIFVELGQRKIPVQYAQRIVGRRVYGGQETHLPLKVNSAGVIPPIFASSLLMIPATITSMSHISWLSFLKTYLFPGSLMYNSFYAVLIIFFTFFYTAVTFNPVDVADNLKKYGGYVPGIRPGKSTSDYIDKILTRITVGGALYLTLVCVLPTVLTSRFNVPFYFGGTSLLIVIGVALDTISQVEAQLVMRNYDGITKNVKMKGRRW